The genomic interval GTCTGCCAGCCCGCGACCGGCGTGCCTCCCGTCTGCATGCCCACCACCTACCGGCCGGCCAGCGGCCTCTCCAAGACCTATCTAGCCAGCTCCTGCCGACCCGGCAGCTGCCGGCCAACCAGCTCCGTGGGCTCCTGCAACTGGTACTGCGAAGGGACCTTCAATGGCAATGAGAAGGAGACCATGCAGTTCCTGAACGACCGACTGGCCAACTACTTGGAGAAGGTGCGGCAGCTGGAGCAGGAGAACGCCAGCCTGGAGAGCAAGATCCAAGAGGCCTGCCAGTCTCAAATGCCCACCCTGTGTCCTGACTACCAGTCTTACTTCAGGACCATTGAAGAGCTCCAGCAGAAGGTGAGGGCAAGTGCTGGACAGTCTCACTGGGAAGCCAACTGGCATTTCAGACTTAAACCTTATAGTTTACTAAGCTCTGTTCAGGGAAATGTGACTTCCCTACGACATAGAATTATCTCATAATTCAAGCACTCAGCCAGAGCCTTTCCTGTGGACAGAGGCCCGGGATGTAATCTCAGTTCTACCGTGGATCCATTGCATGACTTTGGGAAGTCCTGTCCCTttgccaggcctcagtttcctcatctgtggaatggggataataatggtCCTTACCTAATAAGGCTGCCAGGAAGATTCCACGAGTTGATGCAGCTAAAGTGCTTAGCAAAGCCCCTGGAACATGGTGTTTTTAGTCATTGTTAACGCTTAGTAAGGACCCTTCTAACTGTCACATGAAGACATCAGACTTAATGAGTCTTTCCTTACGTATCGCTCATTGCATCCAAAATGGGGCATTTGGATTTATGAAGACCCAGGTGCTTATAAAAGAAATCTCACGTCTCCAAGGACTAGCAGTTCACTAAGTACCCCCCAGAGTTCCAGGGAAGAGGGGCTTCCATAGGGATGGCTGCAAGACTGCCGAGTCCCACCAGCCCCGTCTTCTCCTCACTGGGGTTCTTTGTCCTTCTTCTCATCCTGAACTGACCccctctgtgtgctctggcccccAGGTTCTGTGCACCAAGGCAGAGAATGCCAGGATGATCGTGCACATTGATAATGCCAAGCTGGCTGCCGACGACTTTAGGACCAAGTGAGTttggccaggggctggggcaggggtccccaaactatggcctgtgggtcacatgtggccccctgaggccatttatccggcccccactgcacttccgtaAGGgacacctgtttcattggtggtcagtgagagaagcatagttcccattgaaatactggtcagtttgttgatttaaatttacttgttctttattttaaatattgtatttgttcccgttttgttttttttacttaaaaataagatatgtgcagtgtgcatagggatttgttcatagtttttttttatactccggccctccaatggtctgagggacagagaactggccccctatgtaaaaagtttggggacccctgggctgggGGGGTGCCCTCTCTCCCTGCACTTGGTTGGGGGCAGCTTTTCATTAATTTCATAGTTGGGAAAGCGCCAGCAGTTCAAGGTCTCCCCTGAGTTCTGTATTCTCCCACTGCTGACCCTGTCCTTGTGCAGGTACGAGACGGAGCTGACCCTGCGGCAGCTGGTGGAGGCTGACACCAACGGCCTGCGCAGGGTCCTGGACGAGCTGACCCTGTGCAAGGCCGACCTGGAGGCCCAGGTGGAGTCCCTGAAGGAGGAGCTGCTCTGCCTCAAGAAGAACCACGAGGAGGTGAGCCCTGAAGTCAGGCTGAGCTGACCCTGGAAAGCAGAGTGGGCAGAATGTGGGCTTTGGGGTTGGAGAGACGTGTGCTGAAATTCCCAGGCCTGCCACATACGGTTGCTGGGACTTTGTCCAATTTACTTAACCTCGCTGAGCCTCTCCATCTGTGAAACAGGGACAACATTATCAGACAAGGTTGCGGAGACAATGAAATGAGAATTTGAAACGCCTTTCTTGGTCGGTGCTCAGAAAGGCTAGCGATCCTTCCTTCCTGCATTCCCTGGATGTGCAGCTGCCGGTGCTTTCCCGCTGGTTTGTTTGCCGCGTCCCAGGGGGACAGTGCTGCATAGAGCCAGGGCTGTGCTCTGGAGCTCACACCTGTCCACTTCACTGGGCCAGACTGCTGGGGCCACCCCTGTCTCCTGAGGGGGAGCTGAACTACAGCGACTTTCTTCTTTCTAtggtcctctcttcctctcccttcctctcctctgcaTATACTAGACCTAATCTAGCGGCCTCAGGTCAGCCCTTTACTTTCGGACTTTTCCTCCCCCTCTACTCCCCGCAGGTCCTGGGAGTGGAATGCCCTCCATCCTGGGCACCTGCATGCTGCAATGCCCCCCTGAGCGCTggggttttttccttccttccctgggtTGACTCTCAACCTCTTGACTTTGGCATCTGAAAGAACAAGTGTCTCTGAATCCTGATTGGGTTTCCTTAGGCTTAAGTGTAAAGTAATAATCAGTTACCGCATGTTTGCCAAGTGCCCTAAGGCACCTGACTCATCCCACCTCATCAGAGAACTGGGACCTGAACCAAGAGCCGCTAATGAGGCGTTATCACACACCCCAGAGCCTCAGCGACAACTTTCTCTCTCTGGCAGTGAGGCCCTCAAGGCGCCAGCTCTAACCTGGCCTTGAACCAAGTGAAGCCAGGCTTCAGCCGCCCTCCTTCCCAGATGAACACGGGTGGGGAGGGTGGCAAGGGGCTCAGGGGCATGGGTTTCCCATCTTAGCTCAAATGGATTAAACCGACTTGACGCTGCTCTCGGCTTCTGCCAAAGTGACAGGAAGGGTTTAGCCGAGTGCCTTTCCCATCATGAGGGTGTCCAGTTGGAGCTGGAAGACCATCGCGATACTACAGAGCAGACTGCAGTCCCCAAGGGGCCCTTCCAACgtagaattttaacatctttgtTCTATCTTTCCACATCGCCTGGGGAGGTGAGCCCAGATCATGCAACTTCATACTCGCCTGGCGCTCTGTTCCTTTTCAGGAGGTCAGTGCCCTCCGATGCCAGCTGGGTGACCGCCTTAACATCGAGGTGGACGCTGCGCCCCCTGTGGACCTGACCAGGATGCTGGAGGAGATGCGGTGTCAGTACGAGACGGTCGTGGAGACCAACCACAGGGACTTGGAGGAATGGTTCAACACGCAGGTGGGCCTCTCGTGGGGGGCTGGCCTCCCCAGGACCCCCTGAGAAGGCACTCCCAGCCtcttctgtctcccccactgcagATGGAGGAGCTTAACCAGCAGGTGGCCACGAGCACTGAACAGCTTCAGACCTACCAGTCGGACATCATTGACCTGAGACGAACAGTCAACACACTGGAGATCGAGCTGCAGGCCCAGCACAGTCTGGTTAGTACTGCTGGGCAGGCACCACTTCCCCAgctccggcccccccccccccccccccccgtggcacCGAGCACTGGTGCAGGCATccgggaaggaggaggaggaggaggaggcccagATTAGCCACCATGGCTGATCGCCCAGCTGGCCTCTCTTGGAAGGAGATTTCTCTCAGAGATGAAATGGGTGTCCCAAATCTGACACAGGTTAGGTGGCCACTGTCCAGCACGAATCCCCAGGAATGCCTGTGCTCTGCGTAGCCTGCCTTTCCACACCCACGCTTCTCCACCCTACCTGTGGAGACCTAGAAACGCCGTGCCCTCGTTCTTCCCTGGAAGAACGGAGTCAGagtctctgggggtggggcccgGGCCTGGGCATCTGTTTTAAAGGCTCTGATGTGACTCTAACATTTGTCCAGGGTTAAAGGCCACTGTTCTAAATAATGCCGTAGCGAAGGGGTCCTGTGAACCGCAGATCCAAAGCCTGAAGCCAGAGTCAGGTTGGGGAAGGAATAAGGGATTTAGGATCTCTTTGACCTGTGTTCAAACCCTGGTCTGTCACTCACCAGCTGTTTAACCGTGAACAAGTCACTCAAACACTCTGGACTTTAGTGTCCACCGTGACTTAGGTCACGGTggggcgggggtggtggtggggtggtggtgtCATTCCCAATCCCAAAGAGAGATCGGCTCTTTCTGATCCTTTATGAATCAGGCCATGGAAAATAGATCTGTTCCTCacagtgatttttatctttcctctgGCCTCAGAGAGACTCGCTGGAGAACACGCTGACGGAGACGGAAGCCCGCTACAGCTCCCAGCTGGCCCAGATGCAGGGCCTGATCGGCAACGTGGAGTCCCAGCTGGCGGAGATCCGCTGCGACCTGGAGCGGCAGAACCAGGAGTACCAGGTGCTGCTGGACGTGCGGGCGCGGCTGGAGTGTGAGATCAGCACGTACCGGGGCCTGCTGGAGAGCGAGGACAGCAAGTACGTGGGCCCAGCTGAGGCTCTGCAGGGAGAGGGATGGGTGGGAGGGTTGGGGAAGCCACAGGAAGCAACTGGATTGATTCATCAGATAAATCGTAGAACCTGGCACAGTTAAGAAGCGATTAGGAGGCTGATAGGATCTGAAGAAAGTCAGGCAGGTGCTCACGGCTGCCAATCCCTAAGTCATTGGCGACTGTTCTGTTCCATTCCAAATCAACAGACTCCATCCAAGCGCCCGGCGTGTGCCAGGCGCCAGAGGAAGGCTGAGATGAAGGCTAGAAAGGCATCTGTTCTCAAGCTGTTTCCACCGGTttagggaggcaggcaggcaggcaactGGAGGGTCACACCGGGGAAGAGCTTTCAGCACTTGGGAGGACAATAAGTGGCTCCACGTCGTGACGTAATGACCTGGGCTGGGGAGGACGACAGGGAAGGTCATTCGGGGACCATTCGTAGAGAACCAAGAAGACCAGGCTGGAGAGGGAGGTCTTGCTTTTCTATGAGGAGGAAATGCTAGAATTTGCTTAACTGCTGATCTCCCCCACTAGAGAGCAAATAAATACCCGGAGCTCAGAGacaatagaaaatgtttttatccCCGGCACCTAGCACACACAGCAGAGGCTCAATAAACATTCCTTGACGGAGTCAGTGAGAACTCAGAGCTGCTCCTCAGGAGGGGCTGAGTGGAAGAGGCAGGAGGGGCCAGGCAGGGGACTGTCCAGGGGGCCCGGGTCATGGTCTTCTAGGAGCTAATAAGCCATAAGCCACAGGGGGCAGCCTGGGTCAGGTCAGTGgaggcatcagccccagatgctgcGCAGGTAGAATCGGCAGAACTTGGTTGTCATCTGTGCGCCAGACACCTCTTGGCCGTGGACACCTGTG from Saccopteryx leptura isolate mSacLep1 chromosome 2, mSacLep1_pri_phased_curated, whole genome shotgun sequence carries:
- the KRT32 gene encoding keratin, type I cuticular Ha2, which gives rise to MSNCSPASLKSFPRSSSVCSSNMSCRPELCLGYVCQPATGVPPVCMPTTYRPASGLSKTYLASSCRPGSCRPTSSVGSCNWYCEGTFNGNEKETMQFLNDRLANYLEKVRQLEQENASLESKIQEACQSQMPTLCPDYQSYFRTIEELQQKVLCTKAENARMIVHIDNAKLAADDFRTKYETELTLRQLVEADTNGLRRVLDELTLCKADLEAQVESLKEELLCLKKNHEEEVSALRCQLGDRLNIEVDAAPPVDLTRMLEEMRCQYETVVETNHRDLEEWFNTQMEELNQQVATSTEQLQTYQSDIIDLRRTVNTLEIELQAQHSLRDSLENTLTETEARYSSQLAQMQGLIGNVESQLAEIRCDLERQNQEYQVLLDVRARLECEISTYRGLLESEDSKLPCNPCSTPACAPCAPSPSVPRTVCVPHTVCVPCVPCPPGRY